The segment ctatatcttgtttttttcaggacaatctgggctaaccagatttgccatcatttcatgtccttctatgtgcctgtattttatattaatttttatatcaatgaaaaaaacaaatccgtgtgcctaaattcttacatttttacatgtatctcaccatagcgagttggaaaaagacatattctgccatatatgaagaggggagacacTCTGGattctggcaatataagaaccatgatggtgggacattctgtcacttcacagctgtccaaaacatgtggtttgtgccaggcagacatgattgccagtattttttcattattgcaagaaattccattgactcattcacaagtcaaaaatgtgttttatctgaaagaaacatgcaatatttacatctaagataatagaaaaatagtcaaccaagtgcaatgatgtcctccaagataatatttgccactttgtttgcagtaaacaaagtttgttgttgtttttcagtttcagttatatactgggggggcattttgggcattggggggcacacatgtccccctcaatgtatatggtgactacggccctgtcatgcatgcataattaggctgcagttgtctgggtgcgcaaaggtgaagtggctggtcttgtcatacaaagtttgatggagtgtcaactggacaatatggagatatttgcatcttgaaagccggactacaaatgtggatagacagggagaaacacacgcaagcctaagacatggtaagatacgatattcctcactatatgaagtgactgataacgtgatctgtataatggattgtaaagaaatccGTCAAGTTTTTATGTTGTAGACAatcaatctgtatttatagcgtgatgggatgacagcacaatgatgtgtgtggtcctgcgctttcatgtgatatgcgtggcatttctgtgcgagcctgcattcgcgagtaatccatccaagagtgatgtgtgtgcaaagctgtatgaaagctctgttatacataattttagtgtaattttatcatttttttcgctgtgaaaacattggactactgacaagtgcttggtcttgtcggaaagacACAAGGTcgtggagaaaatccacagagaagaacaggtgtgaatttggacgcactatgtgTCGTTCGGGCCCATTGGGTTAATAAACAAAACTgtaggtaagaggaaaaatatgtgtttttgactttggggcgaactgtccctttaacattgACCTTGTTCATATGGGTGCATTATGCATGTGCTTCATACACACTCCAAGCATGTACATTTGTATCCATCTCCTtatgcacaggcacacacaggcATGTTTGCAATCATCTTGAAGAGCCGTGTCTCACAAACCTCCTGAGACACAGGGGTTTCATTATATGAGATTGTAAATCAATGATTTAAATAAATGGGAGGTCATAAGCCTCCACCTGCGGACTCACACTCCTGTGGTGGAGAACTGTGTGACCTCAGTCTGGAGGTCGTCCTGAAGTGTTCTTCCTCCCCGCTGATCCATGCCTAGTCAGGCCGGCGGTCTCTGTGTCGTCGCAGgagcacagacagacatgggCTCCCTCGTGGTATTGCGTGCCCTGGAGAAGCTGTTCTGATCCGGGCGGGAGCGATAGGGCAGGCAGAAATCCCTGAAGCACCTTTTGAAGTTCTCATCCAAGAAGGCGTACAGCACAGGGTTGAGACTGCTGTTGGTGTAGCCCAGCGCAATGCACAGATGCCAGCAGGCCATCACAAGGAGGTTCTTGCGGTTGATGTCCACCATGGTCTTGACGATGATGAAGATGTGGATGGGAGTCCAACAGATGATGAAGGCTGCCACGACCACCAGGACCATGCGGGTGATCCTGCGCAGATTCCTGTCCTTCTCTTTGGAGCCGGAGAGCAGACGGACACTCTTAAGCCGCAGGATCATCAGACCATAGCAGATGGTGATGACCAGGACGGGAACGACGAAGGCGAAgatgaaaacacagattttcatCACCGTGTCCCAGTACCACTCAGGTTTGGGGAATCTGAGTTCACAACTGGTGTTTCCTGAGGAGTTAAAACAATTATAAGTTAATAGAGGGCCAGGTGTAAAAGCTAATTCAGGTTAATAACACAGTGCAAATGTTCTCTTTTACGACACTACAAAGCTTGTGCTGATATTCAAAGTTTTTACACAGTGAttgtaatttttcttttttttttcaacactaAAAATCTCTCACCTTTATCTGTAACCTTGGTAACAGCTATGATCGTTACAGGGACTCcgacagcagaggagaggatcCAGATGCCCACGTTGATGAGCTTTGCTTTGGCAGGTGTGCGGAAGTCCAGGGCCCTCACCGGATGACAGACGGCGATGTAGCGGTCCACACTCATCATGGTGAGCGTGAAGATGCTGGTGAACATGTTGTAGTAGTCGATGGCAATGACCACTTTACACAACACCTCTCCAAAGGGCCACGTGTTCATCAGGTACTTGGCGCTCTGGAAGGGGAGGGTGCTGGTGGCGAGTGCGTCGGCGAGAGCCAGGTTAAAGATGTAGATGTTGGTGGCCGTCTTCATCTTGGTGTACCTGATTTTTTTGGAAGGAAAGCACAAAGTACTTTTTACAAATTCTTGGTGGAGATTGAATTTTTTGTCAAggtctgcctgctgctgtgccAAAAAGAAGACCACGAGTGCGGCTGACTCACCATTTCTATTAAAACGTTTCAAGGTTAGAAACCGATTTATTGTTTGAACTAATCCATTTCCTCTCTCAAACCAGTGATCTCCTATTTCCTCTCGAGTAATATCAAACTAATAAAAGAGCTTTTAGGATGCATAATGTTTTTTTGGGCACTACACTAAATGCATGAGAGCCAAAGTGAGTGTAAGCCTCCATTAAACCGCACTTCTGCAGAGCGTAATGAGTCAGTTCCAGATGACAAAACCCTCTAAAAATCCTCCTTGATTTCAGGTTTTTTCTTTTACCAGTGACCAGTTTTGTCTGAATACCAGCTGAGCAGTCGTCTGGCTGTTAGAAGATGGATTCTTCCAAATGAGTCCGCAATAATACAGTAGTTGGTCACATTTAATTAAACTGCAGCGACAGGCTCTACAAGGAATAAGGAATGCAAAGGGACGTCTTATCTTAATCCCCCACGTAAAGGGATTTATCACATTACACACACGTGATCTCACCCTGAATGTAATTGCTTTGCCAGAGAGAGAGTGGGCTGTCTTTTATATTCCCTTTTGTTTGATTATTCTGAAATTGAAAAACAGAAGTACAGAAACTCGTGCTTCATCTCCCATACGGGAAGCAGTTCAGTGAGATGACTGACTGACACTGGAGGTACCACAATCACATCATTGTTTTCTCATTTAAGCTGCATTAGACCAACAACACATCAACATGACATAAATCCCACAGAATCTTTAGCGCGTGAATCGGtgccacagagacaaagagatgaCTCTGATATGCAGGTGACAGTTGAACATGCTGCTTATTTCCCATGCAAATGAGTTATCTGAGTTTacaacattactgc is part of the Epinephelus fuscoguttatus linkage group LG8, E.fuscoguttatus.final_Chr_v1 genome and harbors:
- the oprd1b gene encoding opioid receptor, delta 1b, whose amino-acid sequence is MAFPSSYYALGDFNDSVSTTPFHVTEDPLRVISNVKESNTTAARDTTSLIIAVCITALYSLICVVGLLGNVLVMYGVVRYTKMKTATNIYIFNLALADALATSTLPFQSAKYLMNTWPFGEVLCKVVIAIDYYNMFTSIFTLTMMSVDRYIAVCHPVRALDFRTPAKAKLINVGIWILSSAVGVPVTIIAVTKVTDKGNTSCELRFPKPEWYWDTVMKICVFIFAFVVPVLVITICYGLMILRLKSVRLLSGSKEKDRNLRRITRMVLVVVAAFIICWTPIHIFIIVKTMVDINRKNLLVMACWHLCIALGYTNSSLNPVLYAFLDENFKRCFRDFCLPYRSRPDQNSFSRARNTTREPMSVCAPATTQRPPA